The following proteins are encoded in a genomic region of Mahella australiensis 50-1 BON:
- a CDS encoding FxsA family protein → MLTRLIAVFILIPLIDLLILIALGQYIGVWQTIAIIVVIGIIGAVIAQRQGFNAINSIKAELQIGHIPSAQLWDGLFIVIGGVLLITPGIITDILGLLCLLPKSRATAKEAAIFYLKRRFLKRIR, encoded by the coding sequence ATGCTGACCAGGCTTATAGCAGTGTTTATATTAATACCTTTAATCGATCTATTGATATTGATAGCGTTAGGCCAATACATCGGCGTATGGCAGACGATAGCGATAATAGTAGTCATAGGCATAATAGGTGCTGTTATAGCCCAAAGACAGGGATTCAATGCTATAAATAGCATAAAAGCTGAGCTGCAGATAGGCCATATACCATCTGCTCAGCTTTGGGACGGGCTATTTATAGTTATCGGCGGCGTTTTGCTCATAACGCCCGGCATCATTACCGATATCCTCGGATTATTATGCCTGTTGCCAAAAAGCAGGGCGACTGCGAAGGAAGCAGCGATATTTTACTTAAAGAGACGCTTTTTGAAACGGATCAGGTGA
- a CDS encoding sigma-54-dependent transcriptional regulator, translating to MMPHRILIIDDEERMRWVLCKALEQESYEAEAAGDGIEGLKMLDKHSIDLVLLDMRLPIMDGMEVLKRIKELYPSLPVIIITAYGSIEMAVAAVKAGATDYITKPFDIDELVIQIKKALDVHRLVDEVEFLRSELSQRYQDMLLSSKSPCMQEVYELVRRIADSDATVLLTGESGTGKEVIARTIHYSSRRADKPFVAINCAAVPDNLLESELFGYEKGAFTGAVARKAGRFEVADGGTVFLDEIGEMSMNMQAKLLRVLQERSFEHLGGNDVISVDVRIIAATNKDLQYAMKSGYFREDLYYRLSVIPINLPPLRERKEDIPDLALYFVNKFDKRKAIKGISKQAMDILRLYSWPGNIRELENAIERAVIICDTNAIQPAHLPISMQTPKKESSVLDIDIPDEGISMEALEMQLIKKALDKTGGNQTKAAKLLGITRSALIYRMQHGIT from the coding sequence ATGATGCCGCATCGAATATTGATAATAGATGATGAAGAACGCATGCGTTGGGTGCTATGTAAAGCATTGGAGCAAGAGAGTTATGAGGCTGAAGCAGCAGGCGACGGCATTGAAGGGCTAAAGATGCTCGATAAACATAGTATAGATCTCGTATTGCTGGATATGAGATTGCCTATAATGGATGGCATGGAGGTTCTCAAAAGGATAAAAGAGCTTTATCCTTCCTTGCCAGTTATTATCATAACGGCGTATGGCAGCATAGAAATGGCTGTAGCAGCCGTTAAGGCCGGCGCTACTGATTATATAACCAAACCGTTCGACATAGACGAACTTGTGATTCAAATCAAGAAAGCTTTAGACGTGCACCGCCTTGTCGATGAGGTGGAATTTCTGCGATCGGAGCTCAGTCAGCGATACCAAGATATGCTGTTGTCTAGCAAAAGCCCTTGCATGCAGGAGGTATATGAGTTGGTTAGAAGAATAGCCGACAGCGATGCTACAGTTTTGCTGACCGGCGAGAGCGGCACTGGCAAAGAGGTTATAGCTCGGACTATACATTACAGCAGCAGACGAGCAGATAAACCATTTGTAGCCATAAATTGTGCGGCTGTGCCGGATAACCTTTTGGAAAGCGAATTATTCGGCTATGAAAAAGGAGCGTTTACAGGGGCTGTGGCTCGTAAAGCCGGTCGGTTTGAAGTGGCCGATGGCGGTACCGTCTTTCTCGATGAAATAGGCGAAATGTCTATGAATATGCAGGCTAAGCTATTGCGCGTATTACAGGAACGTTCTTTTGAACATTTGGGCGGCAATGATGTCATATCGGTGGATGTGCGCATAATAGCCGCTACTAATAAAGATTTGCAATATGCCATGAAGTCGGGTTATTTTCGCGAAGATCTCTATTATCGGTTAAGTGTAATACCTATAAACCTGCCTCCATTAAGAGAACGCAAAGAGGATATACCTGATCTGGCGCTTTATTTTGTGAATAAATTTGATAAACGCAAGGCTATAAAAGGCATATCGAAACAGGCTATGGACATCCTGCGATTGTATAGTTGGCCAGGCAATATAAGAGAATTAGAGAATGCAATAGAAAGGGCTGTCATAATATGCGATACAAATGCTATACAGCCAGCGCACTTGCCCATATCGATGCAGACACCTAAAAAGGAGTCGTCTGTTCTCGATATAGATATACCGGATGAAGGGATAAGCATGGAAGCACTGGAAATGCAGCTTATAAAGAAGGCGCTAGATAAAACCGGTGGCAATCAGACCAAGGCAGCCAAACTCCTCGGGATAACCCGTTCAGCGTTGATATATCGAATGCAGCATGGCATCACCTGA
- a CDS encoding ATP-binding protein — translation MNRFKRFSERSLRWQIMFVIIIVVAAPIAGMIYSALFAPGIDSMLIEEKQQKLIQIGQRMDESIDDETAAAIKKTVMTRSPSDIDSLQLQLHDRMLKLSYQYRGVDIGYSVPTIEQTFSLLPPRWPYDRKLENGIAEAINSKGPYSQYFMDHMGGLLLHVRPVVRQNDIIALAWAREMIPPQYAQSRNVRRTIFVITMLGLLGGIIGTIIIIRNMVNSANIIKNGLVGIQKDFTYRLPSVSGEMGEIAQAINSMAEALEEKAKLEEQLQRSERLAALGQLVAGIAHEMRNPMAIVKATVQLMQKQYKDSSEMQQYLDVIKEQVDRQDKIVKELLDFSRPSKSLWEDISLVELLKSVITFTRPYMDQYHIELSEKYQIDLPLIIADGERLKQVFVNIIINAVQSMPKGGQLMISVYSDEQNVYASFADTGSGIADEDIENIFNPFYTTKYSGTGLGLAISHNIIAMHGGTIAVTRSKDGGSIFTVSIPIRRDDDAASNIDNR, via the coding sequence ATGAATAGATTTAAGCGCTTTTCCGAACGAAGCCTGCGGTGGCAGATAATGTTTGTGATAATTATAGTGGTGGCGGCACCGATAGCTGGCATGATATACAGCGCTCTGTTTGCACCTGGCATCGATAGCATGCTCATAGAAGAAAAACAGCAAAAGTTGATTCAAATCGGGCAGCGCATGGATGAAAGCATAGACGATGAAACGGCAGCGGCTATAAAAAAGACAGTTATGACACGTAGTCCCAGCGATATAGATAGTTTACAATTGCAATTGCACGACAGAATGCTAAAGCTGTCATATCAATACAGAGGTGTGGATATAGGCTATAGCGTACCAACTATAGAACAAACTTTTTCATTGCTGCCACCAAGATGGCCTTATGATCGTAAATTGGAAAATGGCATTGCTGAGGCTATCAACAGCAAAGGACCATACTCACAATATTTTATGGATCACATGGGAGGGTTGCTTCTCCACGTTCGGCCTGTAGTTAGACAGAACGATATTATAGCTCTTGCATGGGCTAGAGAGATGATACCGCCGCAATATGCACAAAGTCGCAATGTAAGGCGTACTATATTTGTTATAACTATGTTAGGATTGCTGGGCGGCATAATAGGCACGATAATAATAATACGCAATATGGTAAACAGTGCAAACATTATAAAAAACGGTCTAGTCGGCATACAGAAGGATTTTACTTACCGTTTACCGTCAGTATCGGGAGAAATGGGTGAAATAGCCCAAGCGATAAATAGCATGGCTGAAGCCCTAGAAGAGAAAGCCAAACTAGAAGAACAATTGCAGCGCTCGGAAAGGTTAGCAGCCCTCGGGCAATTGGTGGCTGGAATAGCCCATGAGATGCGCAATCCTATGGCTATAGTGAAGGCGACGGTGCAGCTTATGCAGAAACAGTATAAGGATTCAAGTGAAATGCAGCAATACCTTGACGTTATAAAGGAACAGGTTGATCGCCAGGACAAAATAGTTAAGGAATTGCTGGACTTTTCTCGTCCTTCTAAATCGTTATGGGAAGATATATCATTGGTTGAATTGCTGAAAAGCGTGATTACATTTACGCGCCCATATATGGATCAGTATCATATAGAACTGTCAGAGAAATACCAAATTGATCTTCCGCTGATCATAGCTGACGGCGAGAGATTGAAACAGGTTTTTGTGAATATTATTATAAATGCTGTTCAGTCGATGCCGAAAGGGGGACAATTGATGATATCGGTATACTCGGATGAACAAAACGTTTACGCATCGTTTGCCGATACAGGCTCGGGAATAGCGGATGAAGATATTGAAAATATATTTAATCCCTTCTATACTACCAAGTATAGCGGTACAGGCCTCGGGCTTGCTATAAGCCACAATATCATAGCGATGCATGGCGGTACCATAGCCGTGACCCGATCAAAAGATGGCGGTTCTATATTTACGGTATCAATACCGATAAGGAGGGACGATGATGCCGCATCGAATATTGATAATAGATGA
- a CDS encoding ABC transporter permease, with product MKLWQAVRLALSGIITNKMRSFLTMLGIVIGVASVIMLVSLTQGATGQITSQIEGLGSNLITVNVSGRGANTSLSYDDAMALGEEENVKAVAPVINSSVTVKYGSKTSDGVSLTGTNDLYEGVRNVHVQSGRFILPIDVEYRQKIAVIGYQTAQDLFGFMNPLGQYIKINGQKVMVVGVLEEQGGSITGSGDNVVFMPITAVERMMRSIGVRTLYIQASSSDTVDSVTQRLEGILTRKFRDEDSVNVFSQTQMLSTISSVTNIMSLLLGGIAGISLLVGGIGIMNIMLVSVTERTREIGIRKAVGAKKADILWQFLIESVVLTGVGGVMGILLGIGGGNLLGSILSMPTATSLQIILLSFGFAVGIGILFGIYPANRAANLNPIEALRYE from the coding sequence ATGAAATTATGGCAAGCGGTGAGACTGGCATTATCCGGCATAATAACAAATAAGATGCGCTCGTTTCTGACCATGTTGGGAATTGTCATAGGCGTCGCGTCTGTTATAATGCTGGTATCTCTGACTCAAGGTGCTACTGGTCAGATCACATCACAGATAGAAGGCCTGGGCTCCAATCTTATAACTGTCAATGTAAGCGGCCGCGGGGCTAATACGTCATTATCATATGATGATGCTATGGCTTTAGGAGAGGAAGAGAATGTAAAAGCTGTGGCTCCTGTCATAAACAGCAGCGTTACGGTTAAGTATGGCAGTAAAACGTCCGATGGTGTATCATTAACCGGTACCAACGATCTATACGAAGGTGTACGAAACGTTCATGTTCAATCCGGCCGATTCATATTGCCTATAGATGTCGAATATAGGCAAAAAATAGCCGTTATTGGCTATCAGACGGCGCAAGATCTGTTTGGCTTTATGAATCCGTTAGGCCAGTATATTAAGATAAACGGTCAGAAAGTAATGGTTGTAGGTGTTCTAGAAGAACAGGGCGGCAGTATAACTGGTTCTGGGGATAACGTCGTATTTATGCCAATAACCGCCGTTGAGCGCATGATGCGCTCGATAGGTGTAAGAACGCTGTATATACAGGCCTCATCGTCCGATACGGTGGATAGTGTTACGCAGCGGCTGGAAGGAATATTGACCAGGAAATTCCGCGATGAGGACAGCGTCAATGTTTTCAGCCAGACGCAGATGCTCTCCACTATCAGCAGCGTTACCAATATAATGAGTCTGCTTTTGGGCGGTATAGCCGGGATATCCCTCCTGGTAGGCGGCATAGGCATAATGAATATAATGCTGGTCTCGGTAACTGAGCGTACGCGTGAGATAGGCATACGCAAAGCTGTGGGGGCAAAAAAAGCCGATATACTCTGGCAGTTCTTAATAGAATCAGTGGTATTGACTGGAGTAGGCGGGGTTATGGGTATACTGCTCGGAATCGGTGGGGGTAATCTATTGGGTTCGATACTGAGCATGCCAACAGCCACATCACTGCAGATTATACTGTTGTCATTTGGTTTCGCAGTGGGCATAGGTATTTTATTTGGTATATATCCCGCTAATCGGGCAGCTAATCTCAATCCTATAGAAGCATTGCGTTATGAATAG
- a CDS encoding ABC transporter ATP-binding protein, producing MIELNNIRKEYHTDGTGVTALNDINLTINDGEFVAVIGPSGSGKSTLMNILGCLDTPTSGHYLLDDKEVGYLSPNQQAEIRNKKLGFVFQSFNLLPRLNALENVELPLIYRGMRPSERRRLSMEALERVGLIDRAYHKPSQMSGGQQQRVAIARALVADPNIIMADEPTGNLDSHSGRQIMDMLTELNGDGKTVILVTHDMNLAHTARRIVRIKDGVIENDEKVVAV from the coding sequence ATGATAGAATTGAACAATATACGTAAAGAATATCATACTGACGGCACCGGTGTAACTGCGCTGAATGATATAAACCTTACCATAAATGACGGTGAGTTTGTAGCCGTCATCGGACCGTCAGGTTCAGGTAAATCAACGCTTATGAACATATTGGGATGCCTGGATACGCCCACATCCGGCCATTATTTGTTGGATGACAAGGAAGTGGGTTACTTGTCACCAAATCAGCAGGCCGAGATACGCAATAAAAAGCTGGGATTTGTATTTCAGAGTTTTAATCTGTTGCCGCGCTTAAATGCATTGGAAAATGTCGAATTACCTTTGATATACAGAGGTATGAGGCCTTCAGAGCGTCGCAGACTATCTATGGAGGCACTGGAAAGGGTCGGACTTATTGACAGGGCATATCACAAACCGTCGCAGATGTCAGGAGGGCAGCAGCAGCGCGTGGCCATAGCAAGGGCGTTGGTGGCTGATCCGAACATAATCATGGCCGATGAACCTACGGGCAATTTGGACAGCCACAGCGGGCGTCAGATAATGGATATGCTTACTGAACTAAACGGTGACGGCAAAACAGTGATTCTTGTTACGCATGATATGAATCTGGCCCATACGGCGCGGCGCATCGTGCGTATAAAAGACGGCGTAATAGAGAATGATGAGAAGGTGGTGGCGGTATGA
- a CDS encoding efflux RND transporter periplasmic adaptor subunit produces the protein MKRFFATWWGKLIIVVIVVAIGFGTYYGVRAYINRNSGNVQQAGQFATVAARKGSITVSINGTGTMEPAAQEDVIIDGSGTIKKMYFKESDTVKKGDLMYEIENESLPLSIKQAELNIKQMQLSADDIEGQISKAIVTIPNAGLLDLNVSEGEQVSLNMPVATVQDISVLSLAVSVYGQQAGSIKEGQSVTITVSGVSGSFNGKVVQVTQSASSVQGGSGSGNSAPQIAVSQERDTTDTNDIEQPAQAMAVIDVTNRGSKLRISQTASAVIKTDTGNVSAFGQLSAKSSPVQIKAPISGKIQTLYVSDGVIVSKGQKLLKFDTAILQNNLDVQNTKIEQAQLDLQNQKAQLDKLKVYAPIGGVIITQNVEEGDNVNDISQASSSSSNDQQSALSSNISSPLNSSSGSVSSTSKGNVAATIADVGKFQVSIAVDELDINKIKVGQKAVITADALPDQSFVGEVIDVEDQGTSQNGVTTYDVTVAFDRVQDMKTGMTADVEIIAAQKDNIVIVPIEAVMERNGKKFVIIYDEANTTLQQNNMREVKTGINNESYIEITEGLKKGEKVMLTSAASQNSNASFPGVVPPGMGGLPGNTQRQGTSGRAGFMPQGLNR, from the coding sequence ATGAAACGTTTTTTTGCCACATGGTGGGGCAAACTTATAATCGTAGTCATCGTAGTGGCGATAGGATTTGGCACGTACTACGGCGTAAGAGCCTACATAAACCGCAATAGCGGAAATGTACAACAGGCTGGTCAATTTGCGACTGTAGCAGCTCGTAAAGGCAGCATAACGGTGAGCATAAATGGTACAGGCACTATGGAACCTGCTGCTCAGGAGGATGTTATTATAGATGGCAGCGGCACTATAAAAAAGATGTATTTTAAAGAAAGCGATACAGTAAAAAAAGGGGACTTGATGTATGAAATAGAAAATGAAAGTCTACCGCTTAGTATAAAACAGGCTGAGTTAAATATAAAACAAATGCAACTGTCCGCTGACGATATAGAAGGACAAATATCTAAAGCTATAGTTACAATACCAAACGCGGGTTTGTTGGACCTCAATGTGTCCGAGGGAGAACAGGTGTCGCTAAATATGCCTGTGGCTACTGTACAGGATATATCGGTTTTATCTTTAGCAGTATCGGTATATGGCCAACAAGCGGGTAGTATTAAAGAAGGTCAGAGCGTTACCATTACAGTAAGTGGCGTAAGCGGAAGTTTTAACGGTAAAGTGGTGCAGGTAACCCAGAGCGCATCGTCTGTTCAAGGCGGTTCGGGTAGCGGAAATAGTGCGCCACAGATAGCGGTCAGCCAAGAAAGAGACACAACTGATACGAATGATATTGAACAGCCGGCTCAGGCTATGGCTGTTATCGATGTGACCAACAGAGGTAGCAAGCTGCGTATCTCTCAAACGGCATCTGCTGTTATAAAGACCGATACCGGTAATGTATCGGCATTCGGTCAATTATCGGCTAAATCATCGCCTGTGCAAATAAAAGCGCCTATAAGCGGCAAAATCCAGACGCTGTATGTCAGCGACGGTGTTATAGTTTCTAAAGGCCAAAAATTGCTGAAATTCGATACCGCAATATTGCAAAACAACTTGGATGTGCAAAATACTAAAATAGAACAGGCTCAACTAGACTTGCAAAATCAAAAGGCTCAATTGGATAAGCTGAAAGTATATGCGCCAATAGGTGGCGTTATAATAACACAGAATGTCGAGGAAGGCGACAATGTAAACGATATATCACAAGCATCCTCTTCATCGTCAAATGACCAACAATCGGCTCTGTCATCGAATATATCTTCGCCGTTAAACTCATCTTCCGGAAGTGTATCTTCGACGAGCAAAGGCAATGTAGCGGCTACAATAGCTGATGTCGGTAAATTCCAGGTCTCAATAGCCGTAGACGAGCTTGATATAAATAAAATAAAGGTCGGACAAAAGGCTGTTATAACGGCGGATGCATTGCCTGATCAGAGCTTTGTTGGAGAGGTTATAGACGTTGAAGATCAAGGCACATCGCAAAACGGTGTAACGACGTATGACGTTACGGTCGCTTTTGATAGAGTTCAAGATATGAAGACAGGGATGACAGCCGATGTGGAGATTATAGCTGCACAAAAGGATAATATTGTTATTGTGCCCATAGAAGCGGTTATGGAGCGCAACGGTAAAAAATTTGTTATAATATATGATGAAGCTAATACTACTTTACAGCAGAACAATATGCGTGAGGTTAAAACTGGCATAAATAACGAGAGTTATATAGAAATAACCGAGGGCTTAAAGAAGGGTGAAAAGGTAATGCTGACATCAGCGGCTTCGCAAAACAGCAATGCCTCTTTCCCTGGTGTAGTTCCTCCAGGCATGGGCGGGCTTCCGGGGAATACGCAACGTCAGGGTACATCCGGAAGGGCCGGATTTATGCCGCAGGGTTTGAACAGATAG